A region from the Acyrthosiphon pisum isolate AL4f chromosome A1, pea_aphid_22Mar2018_4r6ur, whole genome shotgun sequence genome encodes:
- the LOC100158749 gene encoding mannose-6-phosphate isomerase isoform X2, with protein sequence MLEVFELQCFIQNYLWGKKGLASEVSRLSLAGQHIDSIDEKQFYAELWMGALHKSPSLVKSSGQKLSEWIKRNNEALGEKSRLKFGDELPFLMKVLSINSALSIQVHPSKDYAEELHKQYPELYQDSNHKPEMAIALSNFEGLCGFRPYSEIRFFLEEIPEFKLIVGCDLIDQFKKDTTNSQYLLKDIFYKLMTSEKGIISQNLSSHKKKLQSLCDDKKNVFLAKLFNQLDCWYPNDVGCFCIYFLNYIQLSPDCIECMACSDNVVRAGLTPKYIDVKTLCRVLNFNGAPAESKLFCGVKENSYTTLFRPPVPDFAVACIKVPADEIYELLKRDVASIIIVVHGQGKITAPQDLILSAGKVFMVPANVILQIHVGFESLELYQAFVNL encoded by the exons ATGCTTGAAGTTTTTGAGTTgcaatgttttattcaaaattacttGTGGGGGAAAAAAGGTCTTGCGAGTGAAGTTAGCCGTCTGAGCTTAGCTGGCCAACATATAGATTCTATAGATGAAAAACAGTTCTATGCTGAATTATGGATGGGCGCTCTTCATAAAAGTCCTTCGTTAGTAAAAAGCTCTGGGCAGAAATTGAGTGAATGGATAAAAAGAAACAATGAAGCGTTGGGCGAAAAGTCTAGATTGAAATTTGGAGATGAATTGCCATTTCTGATGAAAGTGTTATCCATAAACTCGGCCCTTTCCATCCAAGTACATCCATctaag GATTATGCTGAAGAACTACATAAACAATATCCTGAACTATATCAAGATTCTAATCATAAACCAGAAATGGCTATTGCACTTAGTAACTTTGAAGGTCTTTGTGGTTTCCGTCCATATTctgaaattagattttttttagaag AAATACcggaatttaaattaattgttggaTGTGACCTTattgatcaatttaaaaaagatacTACCAATTCACAATATTTGCTTAaggacatattttataagttaatgaCATCTGAAAAAGGAATTATAAGCCAAAACCTCAGCAGCCATAAAAAAAAGCTGCAATCGCTAT gtgatgataaaaaaaatgtattcttagcAAAACTATTTAATCAACTCGATTGTTGGTATCCAAACGATGTTGGATGTTtctgcatatattttttaaattatattcaactcTCACCAG ATTGCATCGAATGTATGGCTTGTTCTGATAATGTGGTAAGAGCTGGGTTGACtccaaaatatattgatgtaaaGACACTATGTAGAGTACTAAATTTCAATGGGGCACCAGCTGAATCTAAGTTGTTTTGTGGAGTTAAAGAAAACTCTTATACAACACTTTTTAGACCTCCTGTTCCTGATTTTGCAGTGGCTTGCATTAAA gttcCCGCAGATGAAATTTATGAATTGTTAAAAAGAGATGTTgcttctataattattgttgtccaTGGTCAAGGCAAAATAACTGCGCCACAAGATTTGATATTATCAGCAGGAAAAGTTTTCATGGTACCAGCTAATGTCATACTTCAAATACACGTAGGATTTGAGTCTTTAGAATTATATCAAgcatttgtaaatttataa
- the LOC100165556 gene encoding uncharacterized protein LOC100165556 → MELDQVVVLRHLKELGYENVESHLLQKFMKDLKKLIKYEKHKMLVEEKENCNVGLNKISLLEEKQEISSNNYCKNQCCNKKSNDVFERLSRPSSKTKICSKAVSTIGVQTDLQNTKTRENKYSQILKRKQMDPVSLHQYYQTEWQNHKVPGEKNHNDLRWKIRQTMIRK, encoded by the exons ATGGAATTGGACCAAGTTGTGGTATTACGTCATCTCAAAGAATTAGGGTATGAAAATGTTGAATCTCATTTGCTTCAAAAATTCATGAaag atttaaaaaaacttatcaaatatgaaaaacataaaatgctAGTTGAAGAAAAGGAAAATTGTAATGTTGgtttaaacaaaataagtttattagaaGAAAAACAAGAAATTTcatcaaacaattattgtaaaaatcagtgctgtaataaaaaaagtaatgatGTCTTTGAAAGGTTGTCACGCCCaagttcaaaaacaaaaatatgttccaAAGCAGTATCAACAATAGGAGTTCAAACagatttacaaaatacaaaaacta GAGAGAACAAATattcacaaattttaaaaagaaaacaaatggATCCAGTATCATTACATCAATATTACCAAACAGAATGGCAAAATCATAAAGTACCAggtgaaaaaaatcataatgatCTACGATGGAAAATTAGACAGACTATGATAcgtaaataa
- the LOC100158749 gene encoding mannose-6-phosphate isomerase isoform X1, protein MLEVFELQCFIQNYLWGKKGLASEVSRLSLAGQHIDSIDEKQFYAELWMGALHKSPSLVKSSGQKLSEWIKRNNEALGEKSRLKFGDELPFLMKVLSINSALSIQVHPSKDYAEELHKQYPELYQDSNHKPEMAIALSNFEGLCGFRPYSEIRFFLEEIPEFKLIVGCDLIDQFKKDTTNSQYLLKDIFYKLMTSEKGIISQNLSSHKKKLQSLCDDKKNVFLAKLFNQLDCWYPNDVGCFCIYFLNYIQLSPGQAIYLGANEPHAYIYGDCIECMACSDNVVRAGLTPKYIDVKTLCRVLNFNGAPAESKLFCGVKENSYTTLFRPPVPDFAVACIKVPADEIYELLKRDVASIIIVVHGQGKITAPQDLILSAGKVFMVPANVILQIHVGFESLELYQAFVNL, encoded by the exons ATGCTTGAAGTTTTTGAGTTgcaatgttttattcaaaattacttGTGGGGGAAAAAAGGTCTTGCGAGTGAAGTTAGCCGTCTGAGCTTAGCTGGCCAACATATAGATTCTATAGATGAAAAACAGTTCTATGCTGAATTATGGATGGGCGCTCTTCATAAAAGTCCTTCGTTAGTAAAAAGCTCTGGGCAGAAATTGAGTGAATGGATAAAAAGAAACAATGAAGCGTTGGGCGAAAAGTCTAGATTGAAATTTGGAGATGAATTGCCATTTCTGATGAAAGTGTTATCCATAAACTCGGCCCTTTCCATCCAAGTACATCCATctaag GATTATGCTGAAGAACTACATAAACAATATCCTGAACTATATCAAGATTCTAATCATAAACCAGAAATGGCTATTGCACTTAGTAACTTTGAAGGTCTTTGTGGTTTCCGTCCATATTctgaaattagattttttttagaag AAATACcggaatttaaattaattgttggaTGTGACCTTattgatcaatttaaaaaagatacTACCAATTCACAATATTTGCTTAaggacatattttataagttaatgaCATCTGAAAAAGGAATTATAAGCCAAAACCTCAGCAGCCATAAAAAAAAGCTGCAATCGCTAT gtgatgataaaaaaaatgtattcttagcAAAACTATTTAATCAACTCGATTGTTGGTATCCAAACGATGTTGGATGTTtctgcatatattttttaaattatattcaactcTCACCAGGTCAAGCAATATATTTAGGAGCTAATGAACCTCATGCTTATATCTATGGTG ATTGCATCGAATGTATGGCTTGTTCTGATAATGTGGTAAGAGCTGGGTTGACtccaaaatatattgatgtaaaGACACTATGTAGAGTACTAAATTTCAATGGGGCACCAGCTGAATCTAAGTTGTTTTGTGGAGTTAAAGAAAACTCTTATACAACACTTTTTAGACCTCCTGTTCCTGATTTTGCAGTGGCTTGCATTAAA gttcCCGCAGATGAAATTTATGAATTGTTAAAAAGAGATGTTgcttctataattattgttgtccaTGGTCAAGGCAAAATAACTGCGCCACAAGATTTGATATTATCAGCAGGAAAAGTTTTCATGGTACCAGCTAATGTCATACTTCAAATACACGTAGGATTTGAGTCTTTAGAATTATATCAAgcatttgtaaatttataa
- the LOC100167589 gene encoding NADH dehydrogenase [ubiquinone] 1 alpha subcomplex subunit 2: protein MSAIKFGSHLKELRLHLCQSSSSSKGVRQFIEKYYIPMKKANPKFPILVRECSGVEPKVFARFEFGQERSEQLSDQSADNVLKKIEGLVKQ from the exons ATGTCCGCGATTAAGTTTGGTAGCCACCTAAAAGAACTACGATTGCACTTATGTCAGTCATCTTCCTCAAGCAAAGGAGTCCG GCAGTTCATAGAAAAATACTATATACCGATGAAAAAAGCAAATCCAAAGTTTCCCATATTAGTACGCGAATGCAGTGGTGTGGAACCAAAAGTGTTTGCTAGATTTG aaTTTGGACAAGAACGAAGCGAACAACTATCTGATCAATCAGCGGATAATGTACTTAAGAAAATAGAAGGAttagtaaaacaataa
- the LOC100159306 gene encoding transcriptional regulator ATRX homolog translates to MAMPVTVNEIPATADVEDILNSEVKCTICNDDLLHEIISKKMIMVNRSHLFLCCYSCFYKLCEGNKFSCILCNSNKDLSNCTKCNLNVCNRCVQNQKIDKSSIGVLNKCFNCAPKMLWEKRGQAANVLKVFSSQLCLPNGLLVNETNHEQAVRKYLVKEAKVGKRSVIDNIKNNLCINFMLKSYKSSISNELSTLSSTDHNPIDKRLNEFISVCEHVLENTCSTLTDFKRIFNIDSHLSPGVSAIMKSLLKPVDEEENVLVDNSILNGNLSKETNDNSVNPSLNKSNKRTTRSLKSEKKQKKDNAILNSTISSSSLQPTLLSPNVPLTVDLMNKNVSVVLERLDDSIISRIIKNKSSNKGHLNLEKDETAHPLNLFDNNSSDDDSEDRIKLRNRTLIKTNKIYANQLTAKQKTQPKNQKKLDEKSEDEKENDRLTNLNGIEKCSKKKVAPDNEDNSDDTDITLAKNTSFKVTPKKLKNEVNKLENINQILSTIDGTDSDTDNDSPNEENSLESVKGIFTEIKNSVEIPQIITEDNNVDESDNSCIEDVINACLTACKRRSIDHYKKSQSEINNMDSMFESDQSENKDISDLIDISDIHNNTTIVTRSRQLSPLKISSTSDSDSDFNFKGKTKTKGTKRKLLESNSSKDSDSSSKFFKKTPKKRTKNDIDKTSYFDLTSSNSSSSSNEDSSPILVKKRRRIRQVSNEDSEEASDSDNSDASHNHHLPKKGRKNIRKMKKKDELSEVTQNALKEEVIRMKRIEKRQKEYNKLCNLPAPMESCKKLVLDFDVNTLEELVIVHPDLVKFLKPHQVEGIKFLWNSVFESLARIKEHKGNGSILAHCMGLGKTLQIIALVHTLFRYPETGIKTVLVITPNATIENWCKEFHKWLQDIDEEKNFLVLNFTDSKTYEGRKNIVDEWKRDHGVLVTSYQLFRSVVNYKNIDKFPTISEGLVDPGPDLVICDEGHILKNHSTAISKSVNRIKTLRRIVLTGTPLQNNLREYHCMVDFIRPNLLGSIKDFTNRFINPITNGQYSDSNVRDVKIMKRRSHVLHRMLEGFVQRFDYSVLTPFLPTKHEYVIYLKMADKQIELYQKYLNEYRQSELFSNYHMLQMVWTHPKLLALYLKRIESKQEKQKLKVAESRFVAGDSSDVDDNSNSVDEVERMPVPGFDLPNDKNTDKHYTDWWKPLVSRAEMESVYPYSKFIMMFSILQECEDIGDKVLLFSQSLLTLDLIQDFLENAEDIDDDGGPYGKSWTHGVDFYRIDGSANSRTREDFCERFNDITNTKMRLLLLSTKAFNLGINLIGANRVIIFDVTWNPSLNVQSIFRVFRFGQKKPCYIYRLISEGTMEQKIYERQISKLSTAFRVVDEHQIDRHFNLKCQEELYEFEPNTTKPKSTLNLPKDRLMAELILKHKDLVMDILEHDSLLQNNEAEELDENDRNAAWEDYQKERDGIHTKDVDSILIQNLNLGSLPAYRSNDDLSLFNTLREFFPQASMMQLNDMLKQVKDAQNIEQ, encoded by the exons ATGGCTATGCCGGTAACCGTGAACGAGATACCGGCTACCGCTG ATGTTGAAGATATTTTGAACAGTGAAGTTAAATGTACAATTTGTAACGATGATCTTTTACATGAAATTATTTCAAAGAAAATGATAATGGTTAATCGAAGTCATCTATTTTTATGTTGCTAC agcTGTTTTTACAAACTTTGTGAAGGAAATAAGTTTAGTTGTATCTTGTGCAATTCCAACAAAGATCTATCTAATTGTACAAAATGCAATCTTAATGTTTGTaat cGTTgtgttcaaaatcaaaaaattgataaatcatCTATTGGTGTTTTAAACAAATGCTTCAATTGTGCCCCAAAAATGTTGTGGGAAAAAAGAGGTCAAGCTGCTAatgtattaaaagtattttcttcTCAACT atgTCTACCTAACGGCTTATTAGTAAATGAAACAAATCATGAACAAGCTGTTCGAAAATACTTGGTAAAAGAAGCTAAAGTTGGGAAAAGATctgtaatagataatattaaaaacaacctGTGCATTAATTTCATGTTAAAATCATATAAGTCGTCTATATCAAATGAACTATCAACATTGTCTTCTACTGATCATAATCCAATTGATAAACGTTTAAATGAATTCATCAGCGTTTGTGAGCATGTTTTAGAAAATACTTGTTCTACTTTAACcgattttaaaagaatatttaatattgattcaCATTTGAGTCCTGGTGTTTCTGCTATAATGAAATCTTTATTGAAGCCTGTTGATGAAGAAGAAAACGTTTTAGtagataattcaatattaaatggaAATTTAAGTAAAGAAACAAATGACAATTCAGTCAATCCATCATTAAACAAATCTAACAAACGTACTACAAGAAGcttaaaatcagaaaaaaaacaaaaaaaagataatgCTATTTTAAACTCAACAATATCTTCCTCAAGTTTACAACCAACGTTGTTATCTCCAAATGTGCCACTAACAGTTGACCtcatgaataaaaatgtatctgtTGTCTTAGAACGGTTGGATGATTCTATAATatcaagaataattaaaaataaatcttctaATAAAGGTCATCTCAATTTGGAAAAAGATGAAACAGCTCAtcctttaaatttatttgataataatagtagtgATGATGATAGCGAGGATAGAATAAAATTGAGAAATCGTACtcttataaaaactaataag atatatgCTAACCAGCTAACTGCTAA ACAAAAAACCCAACCCAAAAATCAAAAGAAACTTGATGAAAAATCTGAAGATGAAAAAGAAAATGACAG gcTGACTAATTTAAATGGCAttgaaaaatgttctaaaaaaaaagttgcacCTGATAATGAAGATAATTCTGATGATACTGATATCACACTAGCTAAAAATACAAGTTTCAAAGTAaccccaaaaaaattaaaaaatgaagtaaATAAGTTGGAAAACATTAATCAAATCCTTTCAACAATTGATGGGACCGACTctg atactgATAATGATTCTCCAAATGAAGAAAATTCTCTAGAATCAGTAAAAGGTATTTTTactgaaatcaaaaattctgtAGAAATACCTCAGATTATCACTGAAGACAACAATGTTGATGAAAGtg ataataGCTGTATTGAAGATGTGATAAATGCATGCTTAACTGCTTGTAAAAGACGTAGTATTGATCATTACAAAAAGTCTCAATCGGAGATTAATAATATGGATTCTATGTTTGAATCTGATCAATCAGAAAACAAAGACATTTCT GATTTGATAGATATAtcagatatacataataatactactatTGTTACTCGTTCAAGACAACTATCTCCACTTAAAATATCATCAACAAGTGATAGTGATagcgattttaattttaaaggcaaaacaaaaacaaaaggaACAAAAag gaaGCTCTTAGAATCTAACTCGTCTAAAGATTCAGATTCTTCATcaaagtttttcaaaaaaacaccaaaaaaaagaaccaaaaaTGATATTGATAAAACTAGCTATTTTGACTTGACTAgtagcaacagcagcagcagttCAAATGAGGATTCATCTCCTATACTTGTTAAAAAACGTAGAAGAAT aaggcAAGTATCTAATGAAGATTCTGAAGAAGCAAGTGATTCTGATAACAGTGATGCATCACATAATCATCat ttACCAAAAAAAGGACGAAAAAATAttcgtaaaatgaaaaaaaaagatgaacTGAGCGAAGTAACCCAAAATGCTTTAAAAGAAGAAGTAATACGTATGAAGCGTATTGAAAAACGTCAAAAAGAG tacaataaattatgtaatctCCCAGCACCAATGGAATCATGTAAAAAATTGGTATTAGATTTTGATGTAAATACATTGGAAGAACTTGTTATAGTTCATCCAGATCTTGTTAAATTTCTCAAACCTCATCAG gtggAAGGAATAAAATTTTTGTGGAATTCTGTATTTGAATCGCTGGCACGAATAAAAGAACATAAAGGAAATGGATCAATCTTAGCTCATTGTATGGGTCTAGGTAAAACTCTACAA attataGCTTTGGTTCATACATTATTTAGATACCCAGAGACTGGCATTAAAAcagtattagttattactccTAATGCAACCATTGAAAATTGGTGTAAGGAGTTTCATAAATGGTTACAAGATAttgatgaagaaaaaaattttttggtaCTTAACTTTACTGA ttcaaaAACATATGAAGGTCGAAAGAACATTGTAGATGAATGGAAGAGAGACCATGGTGTATTAGTTACAAGCTATCAATTGTTTAGATCAGTTGtcaattataagaatattgaCAAGTTCCCTACTATCTCTGAAGGTCTTGTTGATCCAGGACCAGATTTGGTCATATGTGATGAAggacatatattaaaaaatcatagcACTGCAATATCTAAATCAGTTAATCGTATTAAAACACTTCGAAGAATTGTCTTAACTGGAACaccattacaaaataatttaagagaAT aTCATTGTATGGTTGATTTTATCCGACCAAATTTATTAGGATCAATAAAAGATTTTACTAACCGTTTTATAAATCCAATTACTAATGGACAATACTCTGATTCAAATGTAAGagatgtaaaaattatgaagcgAAGATCTCATGTCTTACATAGAATGCTTGAAGGATTTGTACAG agatttGACTATAGTGTTCTTACCCCTTTCTTACCTACTAAGCatgaatatgtaatttatttgaagATGGCTGATAAACAAATAGAACTATACCAGAAATATTTGAATGAATACAGACAATCagaattatttagtaattaccatATGCTTCAAATGGTTTGGACCCATCCTAAACTGTTAGCGTTATACTTAAAACGAATAGAATCAAAACaagaa aaacaaaaattgaaGGTTGCAGAATCACGTTTTGTAGCTGGTGACAGTAGTGATGTTGATGATAATTCAAATTCTGTTGATGAAGTTGAAA gGATGCCAGTTCCAGGTTTTGACTTGCCAAACGATAAGAACACAGATAAGCATTACACTGACTGGTGGAAACCATTAGTATCAAGAGCTGAAATGGAATCGGTGTACCCGTATTCCAAGTTCATAATGATGTTTTCAATACTTCAAGAATGTGAAGACATTGGTGATAAAGT gtTATTGTTCAGTCAGTCATTATTAACTCTTGATCTCATTCAAGATTTTTTGGAAAATGCTGAAGATATAGATGATGATGGAGGTCCTTATGGTAAATCATGGACCCATGGTGTAGATTTTTATAGAATTGATGGTTCAGCTAATTCAAGAACAAGAGAAGATTTTTGTGAACGATTTAATGATATAACaaatactaa aatGCGTCTTTTATTATTGTCGACAAAAGcttttaatttaggtattaaTCTAATTGGTGCTAAtcgagttattatttttgacgtGACATGGAATCCATCTCTTAATGTTCAGAGTATATTTCGTGTGTTTAGATTTGGACAAAAAAAACCATGTTACATTTATAGATTAATTTCtgag gGTACAATGGAGCAAAAAATATACGAAcgtcaaatatcaaaattatctaCAGCTTTCCGTGTAGTTGATGAACATCAAATTGATCgtcattttaatttgaaatgtcaGGAAGAACTTTATGAATTTGAGCCAAATACTACTAAACCGAAATCAACTTTAAATTTACCTAAG GACCGTTTAATGGCTGAGTTAATATTGAAACACAAAGATCTTGTAATGGACATATTAGAACATGActcattattacaaaataatgaagCGGAAGAATTAGATGAAAATGACAGAAATGCAGCATGGGAAGATTATCAAAAAGAAAGAGATGGAATTCATACTAAAGATGTagattcaattttaattcagaACTTAAATTTAG gttCTTTGCCAGCCTACAGGTCAAAtgatgatttatcattattcaaTACCTTAAGAGAATTT